The Patescibacteria group bacterium genome has a segment encoding these proteins:
- a CDS encoding S41 family peptidase, with the protein MLEPTTTFPPVPPPIERKKRWFLKYTLWYAIIFALVASFGIGYLIGGRGATDQTGNRYWKAVSDGMPSALRQKTLDPSMYWQVWSEINDKSIYQPVDPVASVYGSLKGMVAALKDPYSVYFDPTETKQFNAEVSGQFEGIGAELGTKEGTIVIISPLPGSPAEAAGIKAGDQILQIDTTVTTGMSVDQAVGLIRGAKGTSVKLLIMRAGLTEPATYTITRDTISPSSVTWKILPSKVAVISISTFSTDTGSQFDKAVTELLVQNPKGWVIDLRGNPGGYVDTAIDLVGECVGPEIAVIEESTGGKSVTYKAKGSGRLKGLSLAVLVNGGSASASEILAGSLQDYGAAKIIGTKTFGKGVVQTYQEFSDGSSLKLTTARWLTPKGRSINEQGITPDLVVEYTAEDAKAGRDPQLDAAVAQFQSQP; encoded by the coding sequence ATGCTAGAGCCAACGACCACGTTTCCGCCCGTACCACCTCCGATAGAACGCAAGAAACGCTGGTTTTTGAAATATACGCTGTGGTATGCGATTATTTTTGCGTTGGTCGCCAGTTTTGGCATCGGATATCTGATCGGCGGACGCGGAGCAACTGACCAGACGGGTAATCGCTATTGGAAGGCAGTATCGGACGGCATGCCATCGGCGCTTCGGCAAAAGACGCTGGATCCATCGATGTATTGGCAGGTTTGGTCGGAGATAAACGATAAATCAATCTATCAACCGGTTGACCCGGTGGCTTCGGTATACGGCTCGCTCAAAGGCATGGTGGCCGCGCTCAAAGATCCCTACTCGGTCTACTTTGATCCGACCGAGACAAAGCAATTCAACGCTGAGGTCAGCGGCCAATTTGAGGGTATTGGGGCGGAACTCGGCACCAAAGAAGGAACGATAGTTATTATTTCACCACTTCCCGGATCGCCAGCCGAAGCGGCCGGTATCAAGGCCGGCGATCAAATATTGCAGATTGATACTACCGTGACCACCGGCATGTCAGTTGATCAGGCGGTCGGTTTAATCCGCGGTGCTAAGGGCACGTCTGTTAAACTATTGATAATGCGCGCGGGATTGACCGAGCCGGCCACATACACCATCACACGCGATACAATCAGCCCTAGCAGCGTGACATGGAAAATACTGCCATCAAAAGTGGCGGTGATATCGATTAGTACGTTTTCCACCGATACCGGCAGCCAATTTGATAAAGCAGTCACAGAATTATTGGTGCAAAATCCCAAAGGCTGGGTAATCGATTTACGAGGCAATCCGGGCGGGTACGTCGATACGGCGATTGACTTAGTGGGCGAATGCGTTGGTCCGGAAATCGCGGTCATCGAAGAATCAACCGGCGGTAAAAGCGTTACCTACAAAGCCAAGGGTTCGGGCCGCCTGAAGGGCTTGTCACTGGCGGTGCTGGTAAATGGCGGTTCCGCTTCAGCTTCGGAAATATTGGCCGGCTCTCTGCAGGACTATGGTGCGGCCAAGATCATTGGTACGAAAACGTTCGGCAAGGGCGTGGTCCAGACTTATCAGGAGTTTTCTGATGGTTCCAGCCTGAAGCTGACCACGGCGCGTTGGCTGACTCCCAAGGGCCGCTCGATCAATGAACAGGGCATCACCCCCGACCTGGTAGTCGAATATACCGCTGAAGATGCCAAAGCCGGCCGGGATCCGCAATTGGACGCCGCGGTGGCGCAATTCCAGTCTCAACCATAA
- a CDS encoding sugar phosphate nucleotidyltransferase: protein MKGIILAGGKATRLRPLTLVTSKQLLPVYNQPMIYYPLQTLLKAGIKDILIIVAPDYAGHFLHLLGSGKEFGARFTYEIQEEPRGLADAFILGEDFIDNDDVTMILGDNIFDDDVSKDIQSFTSGGRIFAKKMPDPERYGQVKFDANNKAIEIKEKPKEKISDYIIPGLYVFDNRVTQFAKEVKPSARGEIEITDLHNRYLELGELDVRFVEGEWFDAGTFDSLLAASNFIANKNHA from the coding sequence ATGAAAGGCATAATTCTCGCCGGCGGCAAGGCTACGCGATTGCGGCCGCTCACATTAGTAACCAGCAAGCAACTTCTGCCAGTCTACAATCAGCCGATGATCTACTATCCCTTGCAGACGCTGCTCAAGGCGGGGATAAAAGACATATTGATCATCGTCGCGCCCGATTATGCCGGCCATTTCCTGCATCTGCTGGGATCGGGTAAAGAATTTGGCGCCAGGTTTACCTACGAAATCCAGGAGGAACCGCGGGGATTGGCCGATGCTTTTATTCTTGGCGAAGATTTCATCGACAATGATGATGTCACTATGATTCTGGGCGACAATATTTTCGATGATGACGTATCGAAAGATATTCAGTCATTCACCAGCGGCGGGAGAATATTCGCCAAGAAAATGCCCGATCCGGAACGCTATGGCCAGGTGAAATTTGACGCCAATAATAAGGCCATCGAAATCAAGGAAAAACCCAAAGAGAAAATCAGCGATTATATCATTCCCGGTTTGTATGTTTTTGATAACCGAGTGACTCAATTTGCCAAGGAAGTGAAGCCATCAGCGCGAGGTGAAATCGAAATTACAGATTTGCACAATCGTTACTTAGAGCTGGGCGAACTGGACGTACGCTTTGTTGAGGGCGAGTGGTTCGATGCCGGAACTTTTGATTCACTTTTAGCCGCCTCAAATTTCATTGCCAATAAAAACCATGCTTGA
- a CDS encoding dTDP-4-dehydrorhamnose 3,5-epimerase family protein, translating into MLDIITQSAIIPGIFFIERPTFGDDRGFFREYFRLNELEAAAGRPVNLVQANHSRSVQRVLRGVHVATYDKLIYIVSGNVQMALIDLRPDSPTFRKLEYFEAGENSRRTVFIPAGIGNSFYTVSSQVDYIYFVGEYYDPAKEQTIRWNDPDLNIPWTDSEPIVSARDRDGAKAFKDIFTDKI; encoded by the coding sequence ATGCTTGACATTATAACTCAATCAGCGATTATCCCCGGTATATTTTTCATCGAACGGCCAACTTTTGGTGATGACCGAGGATTCTTCCGGGAGTATTTTAGATTGAACGAATTAGAAGCTGCCGCTGGTCGGCCGGTGAATTTGGTTCAAGCCAATCATTCGCGCTCGGTTCAACGCGTACTGCGTGGCGTTCATGTGGCCACCTACGACAAGCTGATATATATCGTCAGCGGCAACGTTCAGATGGCGTTGATAGATCTGCGACCGGACAGCCCGACATTTAGGAAGCTGGAATATTTCGAAGCGGGTGAGAATAGCCGCCGAACCGTATTTATTCCAGCCGGCATCGGTAATTCTTTTTACACTGTGTCGTCGCAAGTCGACTATATCTACTTTGTGGGGGAGTACTATGACCCGGCTAAAGAACAAACCATTCGCTGGAACGATCCGGACTTAAACATTCCTTGGACGGATTCGGAACCGATCGTCTCGGCGCGGGATCGTGACGGCGCCAAGGCGTTCAAAGATATATTTACCGATAAAATATAA
- the rplI gene encoding 50S ribosomal protein L9 codes for MKVILKKDIPNVGQAGQVKEVSEGYARNYLFPRQLAAVATPEAIKRAERQQSQRMVTDQKRHQQDKEAIGQLNNAVLEFHEPATNEGHLFASVKASTIIESIHRRFGLRLDETAVKLEQPIKRTGRHTVTIKHGGQTAQCIIDIQTKS; via the coding sequence ATGAAGGTTATTTTAAAGAAAGACATACCCAATGTTGGACAAGCCGGACAGGTCAAAGAGGTATCCGAGGGTTATGCCCGAAATTATTTATTTCCGCGTCAATTAGCCGCGGTGGCCACACCCGAAGCGATCAAGCGCGCCGAACGTCAACAATCTCAACGTATGGTTACGGACCAGAAGCGCCACCAGCAAGATAAAGAGGCGATTGGCCAGCTGAATAACGCCGTGCTGGAATTTCACGAACCAGCCACTAACGAAGGCCACTTATTTGCCAGCGTTAAAGCATCGACGATTATTGAAAGTATCCATCGTCGGTTTGGTTTAAGGCTGGACGAAACGGCGGTAAAGCTGGAACAGCCCATTAAACGTACCGGCCGGCACACGGTAACCATTAAACATGGTGGGCAGACGGCTCAATGTATTATTGATATCCAAACAAAATCATGA
- the murA gene encoding UDP-N-acetylglucosamine 1-carboxyvinyltransferase has translation MERLVIDGGSQLRGEIDVRGAKNHALKVIAATILTSDPCRITNLPRIADIEALLTIISDMGGTTKWIDQHTIEIDNANIDTARFNSDLVRKLRASVVLLGPLLARFGEVKFPHPGGCVIGQRPIDIFIDGFRELGVEATEFEDHYHLKASKLHGATYVFPRISVTATETFMMAATLTNGTTVLKNAACEPEIEALAEYLNSVGADIKGAGTHTIVIRGVKKISGGTAEIIPDRIETGTFAILSAATGGGLTIRRCQPAHLEVPWKLLQQAGVRFEFGADWVKVLPDPKLVATNLVTHEYPGYITDLQAPYTVLMTQAEGLSLIHETIYEGRLFYTDKLNKMGAKIIMCDPHRVVVAGPAKLHGSKLESPDIRAGIALVIAALVAAGRSTIENIYQIDRGYEDIDNRLRALGAQITREEIC, from the coding sequence ATGGAACGACTAGTCATCGATGGCGGCAGCCAGCTGCGGGGTGAAATCGACGTGCGCGGCGCCAAGAATCACGCGCTCAAGGTTATCGCCGCAACAATATTGACCTCAGATCCATGCCGGATTACCAATTTGCCCCGCATTGCTGATATTGAGGCATTGCTGACCATTATCAGTGACATGGGCGGGACGACCAAATGGATCGATCAGCACACGATTGAGATTGATAACGCGAATATCGACACGGCACGATTTAATTCGGATCTGGTTAGAAAATTGCGAGCCTCGGTAGTATTGCTCGGTCCGTTGTTGGCTCGATTTGGCGAAGTGAAGTTTCCTCATCCCGGTGGTTGCGTCATTGGCCAGCGGCCGATCGACATTTTTATCGATGGTTTTCGTGAATTAGGCGTTGAGGCCACAGAGTTCGAAGATCACTATCATTTGAAAGCTTCGAAACTGCACGGCGCGACTTATGTATTTCCTCGAATCAGTGTGACCGCCACGGAAACATTTATGATGGCGGCCACATTGACCAACGGCACAACAGTGTTAAAGAATGCCGCTTGTGAACCAGAAATTGAAGCATTGGCGGAATACTTGAACAGCGTTGGAGCCGATATAAAGGGCGCCGGCACGCACACCATCGTCATCAGGGGTGTCAAAAAAATCAGCGGTGGCACAGCCGAGATTATCCCGGATCGGATCGAAACCGGCACGTTCGCCATTTTATCGGCCGCGACTGGCGGGGGACTGACTATCCGCCGTTGTCAGCCGGCGCATCTGGAAGTGCCCTGGAAGCTTCTCCAACAAGCCGGGGTACGGTTTGAATTCGGTGCCGACTGGGTCAAAGTATTGCCCGATCCAAAATTAGTCGCTACCAACCTGGTAACGCACGAGTACCCAGGCTACATCACCGACCTCCAGGCGCCTTATACCGTATTGATGACCCAAGCCGAAGGCCTAAGCCTGATTCATGAAACTATTTACGAGGGTCGCTTGTTTTACACCGATAAGCTCAATAAAATGGGCGCCAAAATAATCATGTGTGATCCGCACCGTGTCGTGGTAGCTGGGCCGGCAAAATTGCATGGCAGCAAACTTGAGAGTCCCGATATTCGAGCCGGCATTGCCCTGGTGATCGCGGCATTGGTTGCCGCTGGACGCAGTACCATTGAGAATATCTACCAGATCGACCGCGGATATGAAGATATTGATAACCGGTTACGGGCTCTGGGCGCCCAAATCACCCGAGAGGAAATATGCTAG
- the rfbD gene encoding dTDP-4-dehydrorhamnose reductase: protein MKILITGSNGMLAGALRETLKDNDLILWDRAECDITSQDTIGKVVEAQPDWIINTAAHTAVDACETDSDQAMSVNGTGVQYLAQAAQQLDIPIIHYSSDYVFDGQKKEGYLEDDMPNPISVYGRSKLLGEQLLQRYANKWYLIRTEYLYGPGGNNIVDTFLKLGRGKPELCVVADQYSKTTYTADLARATAEMIRQNQPWGRYHLANEGVCNWSEFVSKLFELAGIRIPLKSVGMSEFVRPAPRPQYSALINTKLPPLRHWTEALTEYLEFLVTRADVEARG from the coding sequence ATGAAAATACTCATCACCGGTTCGAACGGCATGTTGGCGGGTGCACTCAGAGAAACTCTCAAAGATAACGATCTGATACTCTGGGATCGAGCGGAGTGCGACATTACTAGTCAAGACACGATTGGAAAAGTGGTCGAGGCGCAACCAGACTGGATCATAAACACCGCAGCCCATACCGCCGTGGATGCCTGTGAAACCGACTCAGACCAGGCCATGTCGGTAAATGGCACCGGTGTGCAGTATCTGGCTCAAGCCGCCCAGCAGCTAGATATTCCAATCATTCACTATAGCTCGGATTATGTGTTTGATGGACAAAAAAAAGAGGGCTACCTGGAAGACGACATGCCGAATCCAATTAGCGTCTACGGTCGTTCGAAGCTTTTAGGCGAACAATTATTACAGCGGTACGCCAACAAATGGTATCTGATCCGCACTGAATATCTTTATGGTCCAGGCGGGAATAATATTGTAGACACCTTTCTCAAGCTAGGACGTGGAAAACCGGAATTATGCGTAGTAGCCGATCAGTACAGCAAAACGACCTACACCGCTGATTTGGCTCGGGCTACGGCCGAAATGATCCGTCAGAACCAGCCTTGGGGGCGATATCATTTGGCCAATGAGGGGGTGTGCAATTGGTCGGAATTCGTTTCCAAGCTGTTTGAACTGGCTGGTATTCGTATACCCTTGAAATCGGTGGGTATGTCGGAATTCGTCCGGCCGGCTCCACGACCGCAATATTCTGCTTTGATCAATACCAAGTTACCCCCGTTGCGCCATTGGACGGAAGCTCTAACTGAATACCTGGAATTTCTGGTTACTCGTGCAGACGTCGAAGCCAGAGGGTAG
- a CDS encoding glycosyltransferase family 39 protein yields MAILIQYLKRLSIHRDVIVLLLAAAFFVILTSYASTGLSARFVSPDETANYYFTKTFAQQGALRVAEPLNAVMPAIVAPRSMGIADGFLVPVSFIGLPLMYGLVAKVVGLWIIRYITPIIAMIGGLVFYWLIRRMFGRSIGLAAALLLFLHPAFWYFTARSMMHNASFVSLTIIAAYYFVRMISNGRFWSYGLFGLSLGAALLFRTVEGIWLIPLFGLLIVFAQKKLRWRLILVTLAGGALMIIPMLIINRQLYGSVFAFGYSPSAVASDSVTALVQGIGGKIGQALFPFGLRMGDAWHNWTAYYLRLFPWYGIPALIGWLWFLINWFQEWRKKVAAAPNRKCQRIYFVAMTLVSVWLIFYYGSWRIQEFENPNQLILGHSYIRYWLPVYIFGLPFVILGVREIINRLPVRLRRASAALIVLVFVIASMKLVVLDPLYGLAKVRADISEYSLINKQVQLATPFDAVVLAGKADKVVFPERSAIAQDPFTDEVVAQRVREIMRQRPVYYYCSFTEGWCQAGRTTGILNRGHFRLDKPTDLFHGNLIYRLSSD; encoded by the coding sequence ATGGCCATATTAATACAATATCTGAAGAGGTTATCCATACATCGTGACGTTATCGTGCTGTTATTGGCCGCGGCATTTTTTGTTATATTAACTTCATACGCTTCAACGGGGTTGTCGGCGCGTTTTGTGTCACCCGATGAAACGGCGAATTATTATTTCACGAAAACGTTTGCTCAGCAGGGGGCGCTTCGAGTGGCTGAACCGCTGAACGCAGTAATGCCAGCCATAGTGGCGCCACGGAGCATGGGTATCGCCGACGGTTTCTTGGTTCCGGTGAGTTTTATTGGTCTGCCTTTGATGTATGGATTAGTGGCAAAAGTCGTCGGGCTTTGGATTATCAGATATATCACCCCCATCATCGCCATGATTGGTGGTTTGGTTTTTTATTGGTTAATAAGACGTATGTTCGGTCGATCCATTGGATTGGCTGCGGCACTTTTATTATTCCTACACCCGGCTTTCTGGTACTTCACGGCCCGCAGTATGATGCACAACGCATCTTTTGTTAGTTTAACCATTATCGCGGCCTATTATTTCGTCCGAATGATTTCGAACGGACGTTTCTGGTCCTATGGATTATTTGGTTTAAGTTTGGGGGCGGCTCTATTGTTTCGCACGGTTGAGGGTATCTGGCTGATCCCATTGTTTGGTCTACTGATAGTATTTGCCCAAAAGAAACTTCGATGGCGCTTGATCTTGGTAACGCTAGCGGGCGGAGCGCTGATGATAATACCCATGTTGATTATCAATCGACAACTATACGGCAGTGTATTTGCTTTTGGGTATTCGCCATCGGCTGTGGCATCTGATTCGGTTACGGCTTTGGTGCAGGGGATAGGCGGTAAGATTGGGCAAGCGTTGTTTCCATTCGGTCTGCGTATGGGTGATGCCTGGCACAATTGGACGGCCTATTATTTGCGATTATTTCCTTGGTACGGAATTCCGGCTTTAATTGGCTGGCTGTGGTTCTTGATCAATTGGTTTCAAGAATGGCGGAAAAAAGTCGCGGCCGCACCAAATCGGAAATGCCAGCGTATCTATTTCGTGGCCATGACGTTAGTTAGTGTTTGGTTAATATTCTACTACGGCAGCTGGCGCATCCAAGAATTCGAAAATCCAAACCAATTAATTCTGGGACATTCATACATTCGGTATTGGTTGCCGGTTTACATATTTGGTTTGCCATTTGTGATCTTGGGTGTAAGAGAAATCATCAATCGTTTGCCGGTGCGGTTGCGACGGGCGAGCGCGGCTCTGATTGTATTGGTATTTGTCATCGCTTCGATGAAACTGGTCGTGCTTGACCCTTTATACGGGTTAGCCAAGGTTCGAGCGGATATTAGCGAATACAGCTTAATCAACAAGCAGGTACAGCTAGCAACACCGTTTGACGCTGTGGTTTTAGCGGGAAAGGCCGACAAGGTTGTGTTTCCCGAACGGAGCGCGATTGCCCAGGATCCGTTTACAGACGAAGTTGTGGCTCAACGAGTGCGTGAGATAATGCGTCAACGGCCGGTATATTATTATTGTTCCTTCACGGAGGGATGGTGTCAGGCTGGGCGTACTACTGGAATATTAAATCGAGGGCATTTTCGGCTTGATAAACCGACCGATTTATTTCATGGTAACTTGATATATCGCTTGTCATCCGATTAG
- a CDS encoding PEGA domain-containing protein: MDKRVRRLMFIGFFLVFVIIAPILVLHTSGYRFDWSQRRLFRTGLISLGTEPKGATVILNGVAQPKKTPVFLSNLLPGTYTIRATMDGYLPWQESVAVQSQHAAVLGTIDLILDQAPQVLAASNVAQVKISPDRTAAFVLSQSDSGLALERVALPAATVKNLGIYATGTTLLTEPFNDRVLISSPSGARQRIFLVDADSSKTALPLDFITTDLRQWQWVSSNELISWSNEGPCTVLLSEKTVACQTLSGQSFWYANKSLYYLNSDEQTTYLYWVKNRDISHAELITRLPRSERYRLVADNPKILVLIDGATQDLYTTDLNETETSLVRLPKAAKDAVWNDDHSQLLYYNDYEAYSWLPEENERKLLTRVSQPIASASWCGNYPHIVMSNDGRLTLLDSQTSPSSSITLAENATEWLAVDPDGHWVAYLTANQSRSTLWLRRLHE; the protein is encoded by the coding sequence ATGGACAAGCGCGTACGCCGACTGATGTTTATTGGGTTTTTCCTGGTGTTTGTGATTATCGCGCCGATCTTGGTGCTGCATACGTCTGGCTACCGGTTTGATTGGTCACAGCGGCGGCTGTTCCGGACGGGTTTAATCTCGCTGGGCACCGAACCCAAGGGCGCAACTGTAATTCTGAACGGCGTCGCTCAACCTAAAAAAACACCGGTGTTTTTATCAAATCTACTGCCCGGCACCTATACGATCCGGGCCACCATGGACGGTTATCTGCCGTGGCAAGAGAGCGTCGCCGTCCAAAGTCAGCATGCCGCGGTCTTGGGCACGATTGACCTGATCCTCGATCAAGCGCCACAAGTATTAGCGGCCAGTAATGTCGCCCAGGTAAAAATTTCACCGGATCGCACTGCGGCTTTTGTGCTGTCACAATCCGACAGTGGTCTAGCGTTGGAAAGAGTTGCTCTGCCGGCCGCTACAGTGAAAAACCTGGGGATATACGCTACTGGCACCACATTACTGACAGAGCCATTTAATGATCGTGTTTTGATCTCCAGCCCGTCTGGTGCTCGTCAGAGGATATTCTTAGTTGACGCCGATTCATCCAAAACTGCCCTGCCGCTCGACTTCATTACCACCGACCTGCGTCAATGGCAGTGGGTTTCGAGCAATGAGTTGATAAGTTGGTCAAACGAAGGCCCATGCACCGTCCTGTTGTCCGAGAAAACAGTCGCTTGCCAGACCCTGTCTGGCCAATCATTCTGGTACGCCAATAAATCGCTTTATTATCTTAACAGCGACGAACAGACAACATATTTGTACTGGGTAAAGAACCGTGACATCAGCCATGCCGAACTGATCACTCGCCTGCCCCGATCGGAGCGTTATCGGCTGGTGGCCGATAATCCCAAGATACTGGTGCTCATAGACGGCGCTACTCAAGACCTCTACACCACAGACCTAAATGAGACCGAAACCAGCCTAGTCCGACTGCCCAAAGCGGCCAAAGACGCGGTTTGGAATGATGATCATTCTCAATTGCTCTATTATAACGATTACGAGGCTTACTCTTGGCTGCCCGAAGAAAACGAACGCAAGTTGCTGACCCGGGTCAGCCAGCCCATCGCTTCCGCCAGTTGGTGTGGCAACTATCCGCATATTGTCATGAGTAACGACGGCAGATTAACACTGCTCGACAGCCAGACTAGCCCCTCGTCTTCGATTACCCTTGCCGAAAACGCGACCGAATGGTTGGCGGTCGATCCGGATGGCCATTGGGTGGCATATCTAACGGCTAATCAATCCCGATCTACCCTCTGGCTTCGACGTCTGCACGAGTAA
- a CDS encoding archaellin/type IV pilin N-terminal domain-containing protein, translated as MKNVLINKRGFVPLLGLVILLAVAIIAAGAIYYVAKSESTNTNSSVSVNTNNSNQNADQNLGGDRDEHGCIGSAGYSWCEIKSKCLRTWEEACAVVNTNSNTNDNTNANTNAYDTTPTDWKTYTNTKIGYTIGLPEKWNPVAGYDGRILPLQGDDDAPTFQDTSETTRGVSLTIQACSLIQPYLCAIHSITAWKSQVHFVQITDPELLVPGFEVGRDRDGTLTYLRENSKYFVYAYASKVAENDVQTILSTFQFTE; from the coding sequence ATGAAAAACGTTTTGATCAACAAGCGTGGTTTTGTACCACTGCTGGGTCTGGTCATTCTATTGGCTGTAGCCATCATCGCGGCTGGGGCGATCTATTACGTTGCCAAGTCGGAGTCGACGAATACTAATTCCTCGGTATCTGTTAACACGAACAACTCCAATCAGAACGCTGACCAAAATTTAGGCGGCGATCGGGATGAACATGGCTGTATTGGCTCGGCCGGTTATTCCTGGTGCGAAATCAAGTCCAAGTGCCTGCGCACCTGGGAAGAGGCTTGTGCGGTGGTGAATACCAATTCCAATACAAACGATAACACTAATGCCAATACCAATGCGTATGATACGACACCAACGGATTGGAAGACGTATACAAATACAAAGATAGGATACACAATAGGCCTTCCAGAAAAATGGAACCCAGTTGCTGGGTATGATGGTCGTATTCTTCCACTTCAAGGCGATGATGACGCGCCTACTTTTCAAGACACCTCAGAGACAACACGGGGAGTATCACTAACTATACAGGCCTGTTCGCTTATTCAGCCGTATTTGTGCGCCATCCACTCAATAACAGCATGGAAGAGCCAAGTACATTTCGTACAAATCACCGACCCAGAACTATTGGTTCCGGGTTTCGAGGTTGGTCGCGATAGGGACGGAACACTAACTTATCTTCGCGAGAACAGTAAATATTTTGTATACGCGTATGCGAGTAAGGTAGCAGAGAATGATGTCCAAACGATTCTCTCCACCTTCCAATTCACTGAATAA
- the rfbB gene encoding dTDP-glucose 4,6-dehydratase, giving the protein MKFLITGGAGFMGSNFIRFLLEKYPDYEVLNFDKLTYAGNLENLKDVKDNPRYHFIKGDIADETAVEQVFQKGIECVVNFAAETHVDRSILGPKGFIMTDVLGTYTLLEAAKKYGTKRYVQISTDEVFGSTADGEFSETTPFEPNSPYSASKAGGDHLARAYWKTFGVPTIVTHSCNFIGPYQYPEKLVPLFVTNLIEGKKIPVYGDGLNIREWIYVSDYCHAIDTIIHRGIIGEVYNIGSGERKTNMEVTKLVLELMNKDDSSIEYVKDRPGHDRRYAVNSEKLRALGWKSEYDFERSLRETIAWYKKNESWWKPLKSGEYLEYYKTQYNNLPK; this is encoded by the coding sequence ATGAAATTCTTAATAACTGGCGGTGCTGGGTTCATGGGCTCAAACTTTATCCGTTTTCTGTTGGAAAAATATCCGGATTATGAAGTATTGAATTTCGACAAACTGACCTATGCTGGGAACCTCGAGAATTTGAAAGATGTCAAAGATAATCCGCGTTATCATTTTATTAAGGGCGATATTGCCGATGAAACGGCGGTGGAGCAGGTTTTTCAAAAGGGGATCGAGTGTGTGGTTAACTTTGCCGCCGAGACGCACGTAGACCGGTCAATTTTGGGGCCAAAAGGCTTTATCATGACAGATGTATTGGGTACCTACACGTTATTAGAGGCGGCTAAGAAGTATGGTACCAAGCGGTATGTTCAAATCTCCACGGACGAAGTATTCGGTTCCACAGCAGATGGTGAGTTTAGTGAAACGACACCGTTTGAGCCCAATAGCCCATATTCCGCTTCCAAGGCTGGCGGTGATCATCTGGCGCGGGCGTATTGGAAGACGTTTGGCGTACCGACAATCGTTACCCACAGCTGTAATTTCATCGGGCCCTATCAATATCCCGAGAAGCTGGTTCCATTATTCGTGACCAATCTGATCGAGGGAAAAAAGATCCCGGTCTATGGCGATGGTTTGAATATTCGTGAATGGATCTACGTATCGGATTATTGCCACGCTATTGATACTATTATTCATCGGGGTATTATTGGCGAGGTTTACAATATCGGCTCGGGTGAACGGAAGACGAACATGGAAGTGACCAAGTTAGTGTTGGAATTAATGAATAAAGACGATAGTTCGATCGAATACGTCAAAGACCGGCCGGGCCACGATCGTCGGTATGCGGTAAATTCAGAAAAGCTTCGGGCACTAGGCTGGAAGTCAGAATACGATTTTGAACGATCCCTGAGAGAAACCATTGCGTGGTATAAAAAGAACGAAAGCTGGTGGAAACCGCTTAAGAGTGGAGAGTACCTCGAATACTACAAAACCCAGTACAATAACTTACCGAAATGA